The DNA region CAGCTCAAGTCCGGTCATTTGCGGCATCATGATATCCGTAATAATCAGATCGACAGGTCCCTCGTCCATTATTGCTAGCGCTTCCAACCCATTGCAGGCCGTACCCGCAATCTGCATATTATTCTGATCCCAATCAATGATGGCTTGCATTCCTTTTACAATCAGCGGCTCATCATCGACCAACATTACACTTCTCATCCCGCTTCCTCCCTTGTGACTGGAATATTGAGCGTCACCTCACATCCTTCGCCTTCCACACTGTTCAGATGGAGGCCATAATCGCTGCCATAATTCAGGCGTATGCGGTCGTGGACATTCTTAAGACCCAAAGATTGATCGGATGTCTTCGTAGTTTCATCGCCCGTGTGCAACGCGTTTTGCAGTTCAAGCAACCTCTCCGCGGAAATCCCTTTTCCGTTATCCTTTACACGAATACGGATTACGCCATCTGCTTCTGCGGCTGTGATGGAAATCCGGTTATCATCATCATTCGTGCGAAAACCATGTACAATGTAATTTTCAATGATTGGCTGGATCAACAACTTGACGATCATGCTCCCCGCCGCTGCATTCTCGATATGAGTCTCCACGTCCAATTTGTCCTCATACCTGTACTGAACCAAAGCCAGGTACATGCCGCACAGCTCGATTTCCTCTGCCAAGGTTACATGCGTCTGCTTTTTGATCAAATGCCGGAACATCGTGGCAAGAATATAAATCATCTGTCCAACATCCCTGGCTCCCATGCTGATGGCTTTCATACGGATGCTTTCCAACGTGTTGTACAGAAAATGGGGGTTGATCTGGGCTTGCAAAGCCACGAGCTGCGCATTCTTTTGCTTGATCTCCGACACATATACCGTCTCTATGTAAGACTCCAGCCGATCACACATATGGTTAAATCTCTGCGAAATCTGCTGTAATTCATCTTCACCCTCCATCTCGATCCGCTTACTCAGATCCCCCTCCTGCCAGCGCCGCATGTAAAGGACGAGCCTGTGAATTTTTTTGGAATATCGGCGAATGATGGTGAATGTTACCGCAAAACTAACAATGATGCACAGGATGACTATACCGATAAGACTGAGACGAATCGTCTGGAGGCTCTGTTTGATGTGTGACTCCGGAATAATGGCAGCCACGACCATGCCTGTATTCCCGATATTCAGCAGCTGCACTTTGGAGGGTTCCTCCAGATTGACCCAATCCTCCTGTAAATTCATCTGCCCCCAATAAGGGTAGACGGTGTTATCATACTTGCCCTGCGAATCGAAAATCACCTGACCTTCCCCGGTCATCAGCATGATCCTGTTGTCTTTGCCGTCGAGTCTGTCTCGCAATAACCCTTTGATGCGATCTGTATTTAGCTCAAACATAATTGCACCGTACTGCTTCAATGTCACGGAGTCCTTGAGCACATTGGCGTAGCTGTACGGGGTAGGAACATCATCCATTTTCCCTTCAAAAAGCGGCTCGCTGCCCATGTACTGCCACGGTGCACTCCGCAGCCGTTGGAACCAGTCCTTATGGCCTGCTGACAGCTTGGGTTGATAGTAAAAGTGCTGGGTCTCCCGATTGAGTACATAGAAGAAATCCTGATCCATGCTGTATAACACGACATTTGCAATTGAGGCTTCATCCTTTAGCAGCAGACGCAGTTGATAATCAAAGTTCCCACGCTCCGTACGGTAGCTGTAAGCATATTGATTCAGGCGCCAATTGAGAAAATCCTCATATTCATGCGTCAGAAAATACTTCAAATCGTCGCCGATCATGGCGTCGGTATAAATCTGCTGCACGGCGTTATACAGTCGTTCGTACTGCTGATTCAGATTGATACTGACAATATCCAGTTCCTGCAGACTGGCATCCATCTGTTCCTGTACGACTCGTTGCTCATAGTAACGGTAGGCCAGCACCGAGACACTGATGAACAACAGGACCATGACCATGGAATAAAACAACAGAATTTTGTTGAACATTTTTTTCTTCAGGTAATTTCTATACATGGTTCGTATCCTGGACATTCGTGCCTGAACACCTCCTTCAGACCCATTTCCAACTCAGTGTATCACCGTTTGGTTAAATTCGACAATCACCTGCCCCCAGGATACGTAATCCATATTTTGGTTTGTCAAAAACGAATGGAAGCGCTATAATGGGCGCATTCCCCTATGAATTTATGTAATACATACTCGCTTTGGATGCTCTCTACATATGGATCACTCCCCGATAAAATGACTGGGGGTTCTTAACGATGTTTCTTACTGAAAACAAACTTCAAGCACGTATCCATGAATTATCCGAGCTCCGTTACCGGGATCGTTTACCTTTACATGCTTTTCTTGCCTGCGAAGACCGCAGGGAAGAGATTAACCCTGCCCTGCCAGGGGACGATAGTGATTGGAAGCCTATGCATACAGGAGAGAACTGGTCCGGTCGTGATCTCTATTTGTGGCTGCGTACAAAAGCCGAGTTCCCTTCCTCCTGGGAGGATAAACGGATTGTCGGCCTGTTTGATTTTGGCGATACCGGCGGTGGTAACAATTCCGGCTTTGAGTCGCTGTTCTACTGGGATGGCAAACCTTATCAAGGCGTGGATTCGAACCACAAGGAAGTGTTCTTTCCAGCCTCTGCCGCAGGCAGCACCAACGAGTTGGTCTTCCGCTTATGGTCCGGTCTGGAAGGTGGCGGCCAGCCCCGCAACCAAACGCATACGT from Paenibacillus sp. JNUCC-31 includes:
- a CDS encoding cache domain-containing sensor histidine kinase, with translation MYRNYLKKKMFNKILLFYSMVMVLLFISVSVLAYRYYEQRVVQEQMDASLQELDIVSINLNQQYERLYNAVQQIYTDAMIGDDLKYFLTHEYEDFLNWRLNQYAYSYRTERGNFDYQLRLLLKDEASIANVVLYSMDQDFFYVLNRETQHFYYQPKLSAGHKDWFQRLRSAPWQYMGSEPLFEGKMDDVPTPYSYANVLKDSVTLKQYGAIMFELNTDRIKGLLRDRLDGKDNRIMLMTGEGQVIFDSQGKYDNTVYPYWGQMNLQEDWVNLEEPSKVQLLNIGNTGMVVAAIIPESHIKQSLQTIRLSLIGIVILCIIVSFAVTFTIIRRYSKKIHRLVLYMRRWQEGDLSKRIEMEGEDELQQISQRFNHMCDRLESYIETVYVSEIKQKNAQLVALQAQINPHFLYNTLESIRMKAISMGARDVGQMIYILATMFRHLIKKQTHVTLAEEIELCGMYLALVQYRYEDKLDVETHIENAAAGSMIVKLLIQPIIENYIVHGFRTNDDDNRISITAAEADGVIRIRVKDNGKGISAERLLELQNALHTGDETTKTSDQSLGLKNVHDRIRLNYGSDYGLHLNSVEGEGCEVTLNIPVTREEAG